In Hypomesus transpacificus isolate Combined female unplaced genomic scaffold, fHypTra1 scaffold_205, whole genome shotgun sequence, one genomic interval encodes:
- the LOC124462234 gene encoding occludin-like, whose product MFEKQRYDSPPVYSPPYTAPSNGYGPPVSFTSPKSEFDPYPPPPGSYYMEEKPQHFYKWISPPGIVKAMMGVVVVLCVAIFACVASTLMWDMQGYQMGMGSYGSGLGGYGGYGSNYGSSYGSGYGGGYGGGYGGYGSQYSSYPTPYSAKTSMIAMAAINFVGALGFFIASFSKTPVFRCRKFYLVILVASCIMAFLEGIISIVYIVGVNPMAQSSSSMMYNPMLMMCQNLYGAGYSNMGGVGGFPLYNQYLYHYCFVDPQEGVAMVCGFLVVIALVVAAFFAQKTRSKIWRYGKPNIYWDEPLTGGLAPEGRDVEDWVNQVEDNNSTHDAPTVVLSEKGGGALNTSANSIISYPAKPESSVLIGETYNDNVYSDRSSRPSDQPSRGGGVSSSPSEEAAGVRKPSANRGKRRRRNPELDESQYETEYTTGGETGNELDAGHLESNYPEITSDGQRHDYKREFDADLREYKQLCAEMDDINDQMNKLSRQLDSLDEGSSKYQGVAEEYNHLKDVKRTSEYRSKKVECRQLRHKLFHIKRMVKDYDKGQ is encoded by the exons ATGTTCGAGAAACAGCGTTACGACAGCCCTCCGGTGTACAGCCCTCCCTACACCGCCCCCTCCAATGGCTACGGCCCGCCAGTCAGCTTCACCTCCCCCAAGAGTGAGTTCGACCCCTACCCGCCCCCCCCAGGGTCCTACTACATGGAAGAGAAGCCTCAGCACTTCTACAAGTGGATCTCCCCGCCCGGCATCGTCAAGGCCATGATGGGCGTGGTGGTGGTGCTCTGTGTGGCTATATTCGCCTGTGTGGCCTCCACTCTGATGTGGGACATGCAGGGGTACCAGATGGGCATGGGGTCATACGGGTCAGGGTTGGGAGGGTATGGGGGCTATGGCAGTAACTACGGCAGCAGCTATGGATCAGGGTACGGAGGCGGGTACGGAGGCGGGTACGGGGGCTACGGCAGTCAATACAGCTCCTACCCGACGCCCTACTCGGCTAAAACCAGCATGATCGCCATGGCGGCCATCAACTTCGTGGGGGCGCTGGGCTTCTTCATCGCTAGTTTCTCCAAGACGCCCGTGTTCCGCTGCAGGAAGTTCTACCTGGTGATCCTGGTGGCCAGCTGCATCATGGCCTTCCTCGAAGGCATCATCAGCATCGTGTACATCGTCGGGGTGAACCCTATGGCCCAGAGCTCCTCCAGCATGATGTACAACCCCATGTTGATGATGTGTCAGAACCTGTATGGGGCAGGCTACTCTAACATGGGAGGGGTCGGAGGCTTCCCCTTGTACAACCAGTACCTGTATCACTACTGCTTTGTGGACCCACAAGAG GGCGTGGCCATGGTGTGTGGATTCCTGGTGGTGATCGCCTTGGTGGTCGCTGCTTTCTTCGCACAAAAAACACGCAGCAAGATCTGGCGCTACGGGAAGCCCAACATCTACTGGGATGAGCCCCTGACTGGAGGGCTGGCTCCTGAGGGCCGCGACGTGGAGGACTGG GTGAACCAGGTGGAGGATAACAACAGTACCCATGATGCCCCTACAGTCGTGTTGTCAGAGAAGGGTGGCGGGGCACTAAACACCTCAGCCAATAGCATCATCTCCTACCCTGCCAAGCCAGAAAGCAGCGTTCTAATTGGGGAAACGTACAACGACAATGT GTACTCGGATCGGTCCAGCCGGCCATCGGACCAGCCGTCccgcggtggaggggtgagCTCCAGCCCCTCAGAGGAGGCAGCCGGGGTCCGCAAGCCCTCCGCCAACCGGGGGAAGAGACGCCGTCGTAACCCGGAGCTGGACGAGTCGCAGTACGAGACGGAGTACACCACGGGAGGAGAAACGGGCAACGAGCTGGACGCAGGGCATCTGGAGAG CAACTACCCCGAGATCACCTCAGACGGTCAGCGTCATGACTACAAGAGGGAGTTCGACGCTGACCTAAGGGAGTACAAGCAGCTGTGTGCAGAGATGGACGACATCAACGACCAGATGAACAAACTGAGCAGACAGCTGGACTCGCTGGACGAAGGCTCCTCCAAATACCAG
- the mfsd12b gene encoding major facilitator superfamily domain-containing protein 12, whose product MSDPSPMERSLPVVRRLSYAVGHFLNDLCASMWFTYLLVYYHSVLGFPSTYAGVLLLVGQIADGLSTPLVGYESDRTPGFAAYGKRKTWHLVGTLSVLVSFPFIFNPCLGCDVNTPHWVGLTYFIPFIIIFQFGWASTQISHLSLIPELVSGEHAKVELTACRYAFTVVANITVYAVAWLLFHFQAQQTDNPLISDSLGRVDIPIFRDLSLIVLAIGTVFSLVFHLGTRETGPAQEESGREEEEEGQPLLSLNQETSSSQTLLQWKHWFKEPAFYQVAFLYMCTRLMVNLSQTYMSMYLTNALLLPKNFIATIPLVMYVSEFVCSLVMKPVSKLIGINMTYFLGLLLVLGFSYWVLVDVKMGQQVYGAGVLLGAGSATVLVMSLSMTARLIGHQTQSGAFVYGAMSFTDKMANGLGVIIIQSLHPCSTETCCPACVWFYRDVMVIVTGGVALAAAACLCTILIWPIKIRQ is encoded by the exons ATGTCGGATCCGTCGCCTATGGAGCGATCTTTACCGGTCGTCAGGCGGTTAAGTTACGCTGTTGGACACTTTTTGAACGATCTGTGCGCCTCTATGTGGTTTACCTATTTACTGGTTTACTACCACTCAGTGCTGGGCTTCCCGAGCACCTATGCAGGTGTTTTGCTGCTGGTGGGTCAAATAGCGGACGGGCTCTCCACCCCCCTAGTTGGATACGAATCTGATCGAACTCCAGGATTCGCAGCCTATGGCAAAAGAAAAACATGGCATTTAGTGG GGACCCTTAGCGTGCTTGTTTCCTTCCCCTTCATCTTCAACCCATGCCTGGGTTGTGACGTGAACACCCCACACTGGGTGGGTCTCACCTATTTCATCcccttcatcatcatcttccAGTTTGGCTGGGCCTCCACCCagatctcccatctctccctcatcccagAGCTGGTGTCCGGTGAGCATGCCAAGGTGGAGCTGACCGCCTGCAG GTATGCGTTCACCGTGGTGGCCAACATCACTGTGTATGCCGTGGCCTGGTTACTCTTCCACTTCCAGGCTCAGCAGACTGACAATCCTCTCATCTCCGACAGTCTGGGCCGTGTCGACATCCCCATATTCAGG gACCTGTCCCTCATCGTGTTGGCTATTGGAACGGTGTTCTCTCTGGTCTTCCACCTGGGCACCCGGGAGACAGGCCCTGCCCAGGAGGAGtctggcagggaggaggaggaggagggccagcctcttctctctctgaacCAGGAGACCTCCTCATCCCAGACTCTGCTGCAGTGGAAACACTGGTTCAAGGAACCTGCCTTCTACCAG GTTGCGTTCCTGTACATGTGTACCAGGCTGATGGTCAACCTATCCCAAACCTACATGTCCATGTATCTGACAAACGCCCTGCTGTTGCCCAAG AACTTCATTGCTACCATCCCCCTGGTGATGTATGTCAGTGAGTTTGTGTGCTCGCTGGTCATGAAACCAGTCAGCAAGCTCATAGGCATTAAT ATGACGTACTTCCTGGGCCTGCTGCTGGTGTTGGGCTTCTCCTACTGGGTCCTGGTGGACGTGAAGATGGGTCAGCAGGTGTACGGGGCAGGGGTGCTGCTGGGGGCGGGCTCCGCCACCGTCCTGGTCATGTCGCTCTCCATGACGGCACGTCTCATCGGGCACCAAACG CAAAGCGGGGCGTTTGTGTACGGGGCGATGAGCTTTACGGACAAGATGGCCAACGGCCTGGGAGTTATCATCATACAAAGCTTGCACCCCTGTAG CACAGAGACTTGCTGCCCAGCCTGCGTGTGGTTCTACCGTGATGTCATGGTGATTGTAACCGGTGGCGTTGCCCTGGCAGCGGCTGCGTGTCTGTGCACCATCCTCATCTGGCCGATCAAGATCCGCCAATGA